Proteins from a genomic interval of Flammeovirgaceae bacterium SG7u.111:
- a CDS encoding SRPBCC domain-containing protein, with protein sequence MSDLKDRTLTLERTFNAPLALVWEAWTQPEHIAQWWRPKGMETKVITHEFKVGGKWEYVMAMPDGKNFIAEGEYTEIVELAKIVSSANFKPMTEGVTLHAAFEKQGEKTLFTFSVVHPTAEYCQQQEKMGFYNGWGSTFDRLADYLNAS encoded by the coding sequence ATGAGCGATTTGAAAGACCGTACATTGACCCTCGAAAGAACATTCAATGCACCCCTAGCCTTAGTATGGGAAGCATGGACACAACCCGAACATATTGCACAGTGGTGGAGACCAAAAGGAATGGAAACCAAAGTCATCACACATGAATTTAAAGTGGGTGGCAAATGGGAATATGTGATGGCCATGCCCGATGGAAAAAATTTCATTGCCGAGGGCGAATACACAGAAATAGTGGAACTGGCAAAAATAGTCTCATCCGCTAACTTCAAACCAATGACCGAAGGAGTTACACTACATGCCGCATTTGAGAAACAGGGAGAAAAAACGCTTTTCACCTTCAGTGTGGTTCACCCAACAGCGGAGTATTGCCAGCAACAAGAAAAAATGGGCTTCTACAATGGCTGGGGTTCTACGTTTGATAGATTAGCAGATTATTTAAACGCTTCATGA
- a CDS encoding Zn-dependent alcohol dehydrogenase: MPIQSKSAIATGDGKFIIDTVTIADPKEDEIIVKVKAAGLCHTDHDSLNWGKPIVLGHEGAGIVEKVGSAVTDFNPGDAVILNWATPCMKCFQCQEGNQHICENNSPVTAGGNGFTPGHAHLEGTKWNNKAIERSFNIGTIAEYALVKESACVKLESKDLSMASASIISCGVMTGYGSVVNSAQLTAGSSAVVLGTGGVGLNVIQGARISGAAKIIAIDINEKRLEMAKQFGATHTILADRDDKGLMQAAEKVKEMTGGRGADYAFECTAVPALGAAPLAMVRNAGTAVQVSGIEETITIDMNLFEWDKIYINPLYGKCRPQIDFPKLVDLYDKGELMLDEMITRTYPLESLQQAFDDMLAGKNAKGVIVFE; this comes from the coding sequence ATGCCCATACAATCTAAATCAGCAATAGCTACTGGAGACGGAAAGTTCATAATTGACACCGTTACCATTGCAGACCCCAAAGAAGACGAGATTATAGTAAAAGTAAAAGCAGCTGGGCTTTGCCATACCGACCACGATTCTTTAAACTGGGGAAAGCCCATCGTCCTTGGACATGAAGGAGCTGGAATAGTTGAAAAAGTGGGTAGTGCAGTCACAGATTTCAACCCTGGAGATGCCGTGATCTTGAACTGGGCAACTCCTTGCATGAAATGTTTCCAATGCCAAGAAGGCAACCAGCACATCTGCGAAAACAACTCACCTGTAACTGCTGGAGGCAATGGTTTTACCCCTGGCCATGCACATTTGGAAGGAACAAAGTGGAATAATAAAGCCATTGAACGCTCATTCAACATTGGTACTATTGCCGAATATGCTTTGGTAAAAGAATCGGCTTGTGTGAAGTTGGAAAGCAAAGACCTCTCTATGGCCTCAGCAAGTATCATTAGCTGCGGAGTGATGACGGGCTATGGCTCGGTAGTCAACTCGGCACAACTGACGGCAGGAAGCTCGGCAGTGGTATTGGGAACAGGAGGTGTAGGGCTAAACGTGATCCAAGGAGCAAGAATCTCTGGTGCAGCCAAAATCATTGCCATAGACATCAACGAAAAGCGATTGGAAATGGCGAAGCAGTTTGGCGCTACCCACACCATTTTGGCTGATAGAGACGATAAAGGCTTGATGCAAGCAGCGGAAAAAGTAAAAGAAATGACAGGAGGAAGGGGCGCTGACTATGCCTTTGAATGTACCGCCGTTCCGGCTTTGGGCGCTGCACCGCTTGCCATGGTCAGAAATGCAGGAACTGCCGTGCAAGTGAGTGGTATCGAAGAGACCATCACTATCGATATGAACCTCTTCGAATGGGATAAAATCTATATCAACCCCTTGTATGGAAAATGTCGCCCACAGATAGATTTCCCCAAACTAGTAGACCTCTACGACAAAGGCGAGCTCATGCTAGACGAGATGATTACCCGAACCTATCCTTTGGAAAGCCTCCAGCAAGCTTTTGACGATATGTTGGCTGGAAAGAATGCGAAAGGTGTAATTGTGTTTGAGTAG
- the tnpA gene encoding IS200/IS605 family transposase translates to MSFIKVYVHFVWSTKNRMPLLTNNIRQDVFKHIKENAQTKNIFIDFINGFTDHVHCLVSLNDDISIRKTATLIKGESSHWINKQKLTKTKFQWQDEYLAIGVDDEKLPIVRKYIANQEEHHKNVTFAQEYDQFIRRYGFDVLKK, encoded by the coding sequence ATGTCATTCATAAAGGTTTATGTACACTTCGTATGGTCTACTAAAAACAGGATGCCGTTATTGACCAATAACATCAGGCAAGATGTATTTAAACATATCAAAGAAAATGCTCAAACCAAAAATATCTTTATTGATTTCATCAATGGGTTTACAGACCATGTACATTGTCTAGTTTCCCTCAACGATGATATCAGCATTAGAAAAACTGCCACTCTTATAAAAGGTGAATCTTCACATTGGATCAATAAACAAAAGCTCACAAAAACCAAGTTCCAATGGCAAGACGAGTACCTCGCCATCGGTGTGGATGATGAAAAATTACCAATTGTAAGGAAGTACATTGCAAACCAAGAAGAGCATCATAAGAATGTTACCTTTGCACAAGAGTACGATCAGTTTATTAGGAGATATGGCTTTGATGTCCTCAAAAAATAG
- a CDS encoding alpha/beta hydrolase-fold protein has product MTKSIFNTTELSNPQFEMDGLRFITVKSKNLKGRGDICVFVPKGEQLENLPIVTLLHGVYGSAWVWAFLGGAHKTAQRLIEEGKIKPMVLAMPSDGLWGDGSGYMAHDGKDFEKWIAEDVPTAVKENIPQVSEKSQLFISGLSMGGFGALKVGSKYGKQYAGISAHSSITEVGQMELFVEEPLSAYKQKVRANEDAFTSILENRDSLPPLRFDCGNTDELIDYNRTLHQQLVEKKIDHSYEEFEGGHQWEYWQEHLVDTLLFFDKIK; this is encoded by the coding sequence ATGACTAAATCAATATTCAACACAACAGAGCTTTCCAATCCTCAATTTGAAATGGATGGGCTTCGATTCATCACCGTGAAATCGAAAAACCTGAAGGGCAGAGGCGATATTTGTGTATTTGTCCCCAAAGGAGAACAGTTGGAAAACCTACCCATAGTCACCCTCTTACATGGCGTGTACGGAAGTGCGTGGGTCTGGGCTTTTTTGGGTGGGGCGCATAAAACAGCTCAACGCTTGATTGAAGAAGGTAAAATCAAACCGATGGTATTAGCGATGCCTTCCGATGGTCTTTGGGGCGATGGATCGGGCTATATGGCACACGACGGCAAAGACTTTGAAAAATGGATTGCCGAAGATGTACCCACTGCCGTGAAGGAAAATATTCCTCAAGTTTCGGAAAAGTCTCAACTATTTATCTCAGGGCTTTCCATGGGAGGCTTTGGCGCACTGAAAGTTGGGTCGAAGTATGGAAAGCAATATGCAGGCATTTCCGCCCACAGTTCCATCACCGAAGTGGGACAAATGGAATTGTTTGTTGAAGAGCCCTTGTCGGCTTACAAGCAAAAAGTGAGGGCAAACGAAGATGCCTTTACCAGCATTTTGGAAAACAGGGATAGCCTCCCTCCTCTCCGCTTCGATTGCGGCAATACCGATGAGCTGATCGATTACAACAGAACCTTGCACCAGCAACTAGTGGAAAAGAAAATAGACCATAGCTACGAAGAATTTGAAGGTGGACACCAATGGGAATATTGGCAAGAACATTTGGTGGATACGCTGTTGTTTTTTGATAAGATTAAGTGA
- a CDS encoding cytochrome P450 codes for MKKSTLSDPFKEAREGKGIGEMNDQDDPVKMVLGHKDVRKCAHNWKTFQSGGEEIGRIVVPSEVHIRDVRQIPFEVDPPEHKGYRALVEPWFKRPLEEEYQSKLTDIVNGVVEEALTKGSLEVVEEFSLKLQSRALTLLLNIPYEESELWISWGTHVFRSEDTALDGDKANILYDYIDAQIDKAIANPGEDLYSVLLASEANGKKMTKEEVKGVLILTFAGGRDTVINAVTNSIAYFADHPQSLQRLRDEPEIMNTAIEELIRYFSPLTQMGRVATEDTQVCEHAVKAQSRISMCWASANRDERVFEKPDEVVLDRKVNPHVGFGFGTHNCLGATHARQIMKILLTTLTEKVGSMEILDCKENIEDLDEFKRKVGFDNIQVKFNRL; via the coding sequence ATGAAAAAAAGCACGCTATCAGACCCATTTAAAGAGGCCAGAGAGGGCAAAGGTATTGGCGAGATGAATGATCAGGATGATCCGGTAAAAATGGTACTTGGGCATAAAGATGTCCGCAAATGTGCTCATAACTGGAAAACCTTCCAGTCGGGCGGAGAAGAAATCGGTAGAATTGTTGTGCCTTCAGAAGTACATATTAGAGATGTTAGGCAAATCCCTTTTGAAGTTGACCCACCAGAACATAAAGGATACAGAGCGCTAGTTGAGCCATGGTTCAAGCGTCCATTAGAAGAAGAATATCAGTCAAAATTGACTGACATTGTAAATGGGGTGGTTGAGGAAGCCCTCACAAAAGGAAGCTTGGAAGTAGTTGAAGAATTCTCCTTGAAACTACAATCCAGAGCGTTGACACTTTTACTAAACATTCCATATGAAGAGTCGGAGCTATGGATTTCGTGGGGCACGCACGTATTCAGAAGTGAAGACACTGCCTTGGATGGCGATAAAGCCAATATATTATACGATTACATTGATGCGCAAATAGACAAAGCGATAGCCAACCCTGGCGAAGACTTATACTCTGTATTGCTAGCTTCTGAAGCGAACGGTAAAAAAATGACCAAAGAAGAGGTGAAAGGCGTGTTGATATTAACTTTTGCCGGTGGTAGGGATACCGTTATTAATGCAGTAACCAATTCTATCGCCTATTTTGCAGACCATCCTCAGTCCTTACAACGCTTGCGCGATGAACCTGAAATAATGAACACGGCCATTGAGGAACTGATTCGTTATTTCTCACCCCTCACCCAAATGGGACGTGTAGCTACCGAAGACACGCAAGTTTGCGAACACGCTGTAAAAGCGCAAAGTAGAATATCCATGTGTTGGGCTTCTGCCAATAGAGATGAACGTGTTTTTGAAAAACCCGATGAAGTCGTTTTAGACCGAAAAGTAAACCCGCATGTAGGTTTTGGTTTTGGCACGCACAACTGCTTAGGCGCAACTCATGCACGTCAAATAATGAAAATCTTATTGACAACCCTTACTGAAAAGGTAGGTTCTATGGAAATTCTCGATTGCAAAGAAAACATAGAAGACCTTGACGAATTTAAACGGAAAGTAGGCTTTGACAACATTCAAGTAAAATTCAATAGACTATAA
- a CDS encoding DUF1801 domain-containing protein produces the protein MLSNIDDYYLGQPEPMKSCLLALREIILSSNANITEAWKYSMPFFCYKGKMFCYFWKDKKTGEPYIGWVDGGLMEHSALEQGNRARMKILRINPAEDLPIELIAEVLEEALEMREGF, from the coding sequence ATGCTCAGCAATATTGACGATTATTACCTCGGCCAACCCGAACCTATGAAAAGCTGTTTGCTGGCATTGAGGGAGATCATTCTCTCCTCCAATGCCAACATTACCGAAGCGTGGAAATACAGCATGCCTTTCTTTTGCTATAAGGGCAAGATGTTTTGTTATTTCTGGAAAGATAAGAAAACAGGTGAGCCGTATATTGGCTGGGTAGATGGAGGATTGATGGAGCATTCAGCCCTAGAACAAGGCAACCGGGCACGAATGAAGATTTTGCGGATCAATCCAGCTGAAGACCTGCCCATCGAGCTGATAGCCGAGGTGCTGGAAGAGGCATTGGAAATGAGAGAGGGGTTTTGA
- a CDS encoding 2Fe-2S iron-sulfur cluster-binding protein — translation MAKITFITSNNKTIETEATSGSVMEVAVKNKVKGIDGDCGGVCSCATCHVHVKEEFWNAVGEPSELEADMLEFDDNVSEYSRLACQLKVDEVPDGLILKVAK, via the coding sequence ATGGCAAAAATAACATTCATAACCAGCAACAACAAAACCATAGAAACTGAAGCAACTTCTGGAAGCGTAATGGAAGTAGCGGTTAAAAACAAAGTAAAAGGAATTGATGGCGATTGTGGTGGCGTTTGCTCTTGTGCTACCTGTCATGTACATGTAAAGGAGGAATTCTGGAATGCTGTTGGAGAACCAAGCGAACTTGAAGCGGATATGCTGGAGTTTGACGATAATGTAAGTGAATATAGCCGTTTAGCATGCCAACTTAAAGTTGATGAAGTTCCTGACGGGTTGATTTTAAAAGTTGCAAAGTAA
- a CDS encoding metalloregulator ArsR/SmtB family transcription factor yields the protein MRRDVFQAIADPVRRDIIELLASEPLSINAIAEKFDVSRPAISKHLKILKECEIIEIDQRGRERFCQIQPKNLIPAFLWIEQYRGLWEERLDSFEEYLMKLKNQKDK from the coding sequence ATGAGAAGAGATGTTTTTCAAGCAATAGCAGATCCGGTAAGGAGGGATATTATTGAATTGCTCGCAAGTGAGCCACTTAGTATAAATGCCATCGCCGAAAAATTTGATGTAAGCAGGCCTGCTATTTCAAAGCACCTGAAAATATTAAAAGAGTGTGAAATCATCGAAATTGACCAGAGAGGTAGGGAGCGGTTTTGCCAAATCCAACCCAAAAATCTAATCCCTGCTTTCCTGTGGATAGAACAATACAGAGGCCTGTGGGAAGAAAGGCTCGATTCATTTGAAGAGTATTTAATGAAATTAAAAAATCAAAAAGATAAATAA
- a CDS encoding DUF6252 family protein: MEPNYYAATINNGFTNITGRTDDGQVITITLSDDNTGVYTLEQSSVHVAAYTEQIGANAHTTNGSATAGGTVEITAIDKTEGWISGTFSFTLVRAIDNSTVSVTNGTINKVLIGTASGGGSNSFSLKVDGTDWTATSAIAYVALGTLQISATSNDNNKTFSLSMPPTITPGTYDIESFGDYSAQYNIGTSVFLTADQGKLIISKHDIQNRTIEGTFNFEASELIGSNTASITEGSFSVNY, from the coding sequence GTGGAGCCCAACTATTATGCCGCAACCATTAATAATGGCTTTACCAACATTACAGGTCGGACGGATGACGGTCAGGTCATCACAATTACCCTATCAGATGATAATACAGGAGTGTATACACTCGAACAATCATCAGTTCATGTAGCAGCCTACACAGAGCAAATAGGAGCAAATGCACATACCACCAATGGTTCGGCAACTGCAGGCGGCACTGTTGAGATAACAGCAATAGATAAAACCGAGGGTTGGATTAGTGGCACATTCTCTTTTACACTTGTTCGCGCTATTGATAACAGTACTGTAAGTGTTACGAATGGCACAATAAATAAAGTACTGATTGGAACAGCTAGTGGAGGGGGATCTAACAGCTTTTCTTTAAAGGTGGATGGTACGGACTGGACAGCTACTTCTGCTATTGCCTATGTAGCACTCGGTACTCTCCAAATCTCTGCTACCAGCAATGATAATAACAAGACATTTAGTCTTTCCATGCCTCCTACAATAACTCCAGGAACATATGATATAGAGTCATTTGGGGATTATTCAGCCCAATACAATATTGGCACTTCCGTATTTTTAACTGCAGATCAGGGTAAACTTATCATAAGTAAGCATGACATACAGAACCGTACCATTGAGGGAACATTTAATTTCGAAGCATCTGAGCTTATAGGTTCTAATACAGCAAGTATTACGGAAGGCAGCTTCTCTGTGAATTACTAA
- a CDS encoding GyrI-like domain-containing protein, whose translation MENTKIDAFNLVGISTVTTNANGQAAKDIGDLLNRFMGEGIATKIPNKLSEEVYSVYTDYEGDYTNPYRVLMGCKVSSLDEIPEGLEGRTIGGGQFVKFVAKGDLARGAVYNEWVKIWDTELDRAYQADFEIYGAKAQDPSNAEVDIFIGVR comes from the coding sequence ATGGAAAACACAAAAATTGATGCATTCAACCTAGTTGGGATTTCAACGGTAACCACTAATGCAAATGGACAAGCAGCAAAAGATATAGGCGACTTGCTGAATAGGTTTATGGGCGAAGGTATTGCCACAAAAATCCCTAATAAGCTCAGCGAGGAAGTTTATTCGGTTTATACCGACTACGAAGGCGATTATACAAACCCTTACCGGGTGCTGATGGGTTGTAAAGTGTCGAGCTTGGATGAAATTCCCGAAGGGCTGGAAGGTCGGACAATTGGTGGAGGCCAGTTTGTGAAATTTGTGGCAAAAGGAGACCTTGCCCGAGGAGCAGTGTACAACGAATGGGTGAAAATTTGGGATACGGAGCTAGATAGAGCTTATCAAGCCGATTTTGAAATCTACGGAGCAAAAGCACAAGACCCTAGCAATGCAGAAGTGGATATTTTTATAGGGGTGAGGTAA
- a CDS encoding FdhF/YdeP family oxidoreductase, translated as MTTKTKRNISIVGPEEFTDLKLTPPKAYAAGLPAVKVALDHAMKEMGLTKSVATLSKLNQKGGFDCPGCAWPDPEKRSSLGEFCENGVKAISEEATNKRVTPAFFKQHSITELSNWTDYEIGKSGRLTEPMILKPGSHHYEPISWEDSFELIGDSLRSLADPNEAVFYTSGRSSNEAAFLYGLFIRAYGTNNMPDCSNMCHESSGAALGETLGIGKGSVTLEDFSDAEVVMVIGQNPGTNHPRMLSALQKCKENGGKVVTVNPLEEAGLVRFKNPQEVKGVIGNGASITDIFLQVKINQDVALLKLIIKKLAKLDAEKGGVFDHEFIQKNTQGAEALLADLEQYSEEELLQQTGISSGKVEETVALLAQKKRIIICWAMGLTQHKNGVNNIKECVNLLLLKGSIGKKGAGTCPVRGHSNVQGDRTVGITHHASPKLIDAYKKVFNFDPPTEEGLDVAHCVKAMHEGKAKVFIALGGNFLSAASDTIYTGEALQNCQLTVSISTKLNRTHVVPGQTSLILPTLGRTEQDAKNGQNRFVTVENSMGKVHQSQGRLTPASEKLMSEPEIVTGIANAYFQGKSNIDWLQLGSDYDLVREKISQVFHGFDNYSERSKKGGFDLPNHARMGHFSKLPGGKAHISVCPLPQHELSQSDFLLMTIRSHDQFNTTIYGLNDRYRGIYNERRVLLMNEKDTQKLGLKKLDKVDLVSNYDSKERRAKNFLIIPYSIPEGNLAAYFPETNVLIPYDQFADRSNTPISKSVRVKVEKVE; from the coding sequence ATGACTACCAAAACCAAAAGAAACATCTCTATAGTAGGTCCAGAAGAATTCACCGACCTGAAGCTGACTCCACCAAAAGCTTATGCGGCTGGCTTGCCCGCAGTAAAAGTAGCCCTTGACCATGCCATGAAGGAAATGGGGTTAACAAAATCGGTGGCTACACTCTCCAAGCTTAACCAAAAAGGTGGCTTCGACTGCCCCGGATGCGCCTGGCCCGACCCAGAAAAAAGGTCATCGTTGGGTGAGTTTTGTGAAAATGGGGTAAAGGCTATATCCGAAGAGGCGACAAACAAACGAGTTACCCCAGCCTTTTTCAAGCAGCATTCCATCACGGAACTTTCCAATTGGACGGATTATGAAATAGGGAAAAGCGGAAGGCTAACTGAGCCTATGATTTTGAAGCCGGGCAGCCATCATTATGAACCCATTTCTTGGGAAGACTCCTTTGAACTAATCGGGGATTCCCTGCGCTCATTAGCCGACCCCAACGAAGCCGTGTTTTATACATCGGGCAGGTCGAGCAACGAGGCTGCTTTTCTGTACGGGCTGTTTATCCGAGCCTACGGAACGAACAACATGCCCGACTGCTCCAATATGTGCCACGAGTCCAGCGGAGCTGCCTTGGGAGAGACCTTGGGAATAGGAAAAGGCTCGGTCACCTTGGAAGATTTTTCGGATGCTGAAGTGGTGATGGTGATTGGGCAAAACCCGGGAACCAACCACCCCAGAATGCTTTCCGCTTTGCAGAAATGCAAAGAAAATGGTGGCAAAGTAGTAACGGTCAACCCTTTGGAAGAAGCTGGTTTGGTTCGCTTCAAAAACCCGCAAGAAGTCAAAGGAGTTATAGGCAATGGAGCTTCCATAACCGACATTTTCCTTCAGGTAAAGATCAACCAAGATGTGGCTTTACTCAAGCTGATCATCAAAAAACTGGCGAAGCTCGATGCTGAAAAAGGAGGCGTTTTTGACCATGAGTTTATCCAAAAAAATACCCAAGGAGCAGAAGCGTTATTGGCTGATTTGGAACAGTACTCGGAAGAAGAATTGCTCCAACAAACAGGCATCAGCTCAGGTAAAGTAGAAGAAACCGTTGCCCTCCTCGCCCAAAAGAAACGCATTATCATCTGCTGGGCAATGGGGCTTACACAGCACAAAAACGGCGTTAATAATATAAAAGAATGCGTCAACCTACTTTTGCTCAAAGGAAGCATCGGAAAAAAAGGAGCTGGCACTTGCCCTGTCCGTGGGCACAGCAATGTTCAGGGCGACCGCACCGTGGGAATTACCCACCATGCCTCGCCAAAGCTTATTGATGCTTATAAAAAAGTGTTCAATTTCGACCCTCCTACCGAAGAAGGGCTGGATGTGGCGCACTGCGTCAAAGCCATGCACGAGGGCAAAGCTAAGGTATTCATCGCCCTTGGCGGGAATTTCCTATCGGCAGCTTCCGACACTATTTATACGGGCGAAGCACTGCAAAACTGCCAACTGACCGTTTCTATCAGCACCAAACTTAACCGAACGCATGTAGTACCGGGGCAAACTTCCCTGATCTTGCCTACGCTTGGTCGCACCGAGCAAGATGCCAAAAATGGGCAAAATAGGTTTGTAACAGTCGAAAACAGCATGGGCAAGGTGCATCAGTCGCAGGGAAGGCTTACTCCCGCATCCGAAAAGCTAATGAGCGAACCAGAGATAGTGACAGGCATAGCCAATGCGTATTTCCAAGGCAAATCCAACATAGACTGGCTACAACTAGGAAGCGACTACGACCTTGTAAGGGAAAAAATCTCCCAAGTGTTCCATGGTTTTGACAACTACAGCGAGCGCTCCAAAAAAGGGGGCTTTGATCTGCCCAACCATGCCCGAATGGGCCATTTTTCAAAACTGCCCGGTGGCAAGGCACACATTTCTGTTTGTCCCCTTCCACAACACGAGCTTAGCCAATCGGATTTCCTGCTGATGACCATCCGCTCGCACGACCAGTTCAACACGACCATCTATGGCTTAAACGATCGCTACCGAGGGATTTATAATGAAAGAAGAGTACTGCTAATGAACGAGAAAGATACCCAAAAACTCGGGCTGAAAAAGCTCGACAAAGTGGATTTGGTGAGCAACTACGACAGCAAAGAACGCCGAGCCAAAAACTTCCTCATCATCCCCTACAGCATCCCCGAGGGCAACCTAGCTGCCTACTTCCCCGAAACTAATGTACTCATTCCCTACGACCAGTTTGCCGACAGGAGCAACACGCCTATTAGTAAATCTGTGAGGGTAAAGGTGGAGAAGGTGGAGTAA
- a CDS encoding FAD/NAD(P)-binding oxidoreductase — MTVTKNQVCAVVGASHAGINLAFSLRREGWEGEIILYDIDKEFPYHRPPLSKAYLTSEEGTEQSLLFPKENYDDENITLKLGIAVKGIDRSSKIISLSDNSTQSYDKLVIATGARPFIPPIKGIDAAQSVFPMRTAEDSVNIRKAFNSSDKKRVVVIGGGYIGLETAASLKKLGAQVVVLEREERILARVTAPVMSEFFTGLHQNNGVEICTSKNVIAIEKQGDCNVVVCDDGTRYEADVIVVGVGIRINTELAQEAGLTIENGIKVDETARTNDENIYAIGDCTYHYNPHYKTNVRLESVQNAVDQAKTAAKAICGQEGVVYDSIPWFWSDQFDVKLQIVGLSNGYNDIVVRKEEAENSFSTWYFKDDELLAVDAVNFAKAYMLGTRFIKSGQVLDKNKLADTAIPFKPNNFV, encoded by the coding sequence ATGACAGTAACAAAGAATCAAGTATGCGCTGTTGTAGGTGCAAGTCATGCTGGAATAAACTTAGCTTTTTCCCTACGAAGAGAAGGCTGGGAAGGGGAAATCATTCTTTATGATATTGATAAAGAATTCCCTTATCATCGTCCTCCATTGTCAAAAGCCTATCTGACAAGTGAAGAAGGTACGGAGCAAAGTTTATTGTTCCCAAAGGAAAACTATGACGATGAAAACATCACGCTAAAACTGGGTATTGCTGTAAAAGGCATCGACCGTAGCAGCAAAATCATTTCATTAAGTGATAATTCGACCCAATCTTATGATAAGTTGGTTATTGCCACTGGTGCACGTCCGTTCATACCGCCAATAAAGGGGATAGATGCCGCCCAAAGCGTGTTTCCAATGCGTACTGCCGAAGACTCGGTAAACATTAGAAAAGCATTTAACTCTTCCGATAAAAAGCGTGTGGTAGTGATTGGCGGTGGCTACATTGGGTTAGAAACCGCAGCGTCCCTTAAAAAGTTAGGCGCTCAAGTGGTTGTGCTGGAGCGTGAAGAACGTATTTTAGCTAGAGTCACCGCTCCAGTAATGTCTGAATTCTTTACAGGATTGCATCAAAACAATGGGGTTGAAATATGCACTAGCAAAAATGTGATTGCTATTGAAAAGCAAGGCGATTGTAACGTAGTAGTTTGTGACGATGGCACTAGGTATGAAGCCGATGTAATTGTAGTTGGTGTAGGTATTAGAATCAATACCGAATTGGCACAAGAGGCAGGCTTAACCATTGAAAATGGTATTAAGGTAGATGAAACCGCCCGAACCAATGATGAAAACATTTATGCCATTGGGGACTGCACCTATCATTACAATCCTCATTACAAAACCAATGTACGATTAGAATCTGTTCAGAACGCTGTAGACCAAGCAAAAACTGCTGCAAAGGCAATTTGCGGACAAGAGGGTGTAGTGTATGATAGCATCCCTTGGTTTTGGTCGGACCAGTTTGATGTAAAGCTTCAAATAGTCGGGCTTTCAAATGGGTACAATGACATTGTTGTGAGAAAAGAAGAAGCCGAAAATAGTTTCTCCACTTGGTACTTTAAAGACGATGAGTTACTCGCTGTTGATGCCGTAAATTTTGCAAAAGCCTATATGTTGGGCACACGCTTTATAAAAAGTGGTCAAGTGCTCGATAAGAATAAACTGGCAGACACAGCCATTCCTTTCAAACCAAACAATTTTGTATAA
- a CDS encoding AraC family transcriptional regulator, which translates to MKPELEAIRLGKRNSILVFEYSNDHFDAPWHFHPQYELTYILESSGTKFIGDFVGPYEKGELVLLRSNLPHCWKSHREENTASRSMVVQWNKGIFAKVPEMETLFDMFRKASRGIIFEGEHVGKFIPKLIELDHLSGYELYVKLLELLLNLTEIPSKTLSDASFLDDLPNEYGDRMGKIHDFVETEYHRKIQVKELADLVNMSEQSFSRFFSKMMGRPFFTFLNEYRINMAAKMLIDTDRSVSQVGFACGYESLPFFHKQFNKFKQETPHKYRKKYGYVARYKQ; encoded by the coding sequence ATGAAGCCGGAACTAGAAGCAATCAGGCTTGGGAAAAGAAATTCGATCTTGGTGTTTGAATACTCCAACGACCATTTTGACGCACCTTGGCATTTCCACCCCCAATACGAGCTGACCTATATTTTGGAAAGCAGCGGCACGAAGTTTATCGGCGATTTTGTGGGACCGTACGAAAAAGGAGAGTTGGTATTGTTGCGCTCCAATCTTCCCCATTGTTGGAAAAGTCATCGGGAGGAAAATACCGCATCCCGTTCGATGGTGGTGCAATGGAACAAAGGCATTTTTGCCAAAGTGCCGGAAATGGAAACGCTCTTTGATATGTTCCGAAAGGCTTCCAGAGGAATTATTTTCGAGGGAGAACATGTGGGGAAATTCATTCCCAAACTCATAGAGCTTGACCACCTATCGGGATACGAGCTTTATGTAAAACTGCTGGAACTGCTCCTGAACTTGACGGAAATTCCAAGCAAAACGCTTTCAGATGCCAGCTTTTTAGACGATTTGCCCAACGAGTACGGGGACAGAATGGGCAAAATCCACGACTTTGTAGAAACAGAATACCATAGGAAAATCCAAGTGAAAGAGCTGGCGGACTTGGTAAATATGTCGGAGCAATCCTTTTCCCGCTTTTTCAGCAAGATGATGGGCCGACCGTTTTTCACCTTCCTCAACGAATACCGCATCAACATGGCGGCAAAAATGCTTATTGATACAGATCGATCCGTTTCACAAGTAGGTTTTGCCTGCGGCTACGAATCCCTTCCTTTTTTCCACAAACAGTTCAACAAGTTCAAACAAGAAACCCCGCACAAATACCGAAAGAAATACGGGTACGTGGCGAGGTATAAGCAGTAG